The following proteins are co-located in the Polymorphospora rubra genome:
- a CDS encoding ABC transporter permease — protein sequence MTTVASPPLVGPVRLALRQGGLELRQFLRSRESVVFTMGFPVIMILIFAAIFNDEIAPAVSYTQYFITGMIATGLMTVSFQNLGIWIPIERDRGVLKRLRGTPMPKWVYFAGKVIMVVVIGIAETALLLAVSVALFDLRLPGTLGKWLTFGWVSVLGIAACTLCGIAFSSLARTARSGSAVVTPVALVLQFISGVFFVFTSLPGWMQQVAAIFPLKWMCQGLRSVFLPESFGAQEPGGSFELGRVALVLAAWCVIGLVLCLTTFRWTTKRDG from the coding sequence ATGACCACGGTCGCCTCTCCGCCGCTGGTCGGCCCGGTCCGGCTGGCCCTGCGCCAGGGCGGGCTGGAGCTGCGGCAGTTCCTGCGTAGCCGGGAGTCCGTGGTCTTCACCATGGGCTTCCCGGTGATCATGATCCTGATCTTCGCGGCGATCTTCAACGACGAGATCGCGCCCGCGGTCAGCTACACGCAGTACTTCATCACCGGCATGATCGCGACCGGCCTGATGACGGTCAGCTTCCAGAACCTGGGCATCTGGATCCCCATCGAGCGCGACCGCGGCGTGCTCAAGCGGCTGCGCGGTACGCCGATGCCGAAGTGGGTCTACTTCGCCGGCAAGGTCATCATGGTCGTGGTGATCGGGATCGCCGAGACCGCGCTGCTGCTCGCCGTATCGGTCGCGCTCTTCGACCTGCGGTTGCCGGGCACGCTCGGCAAGTGGCTCACCTTCGGCTGGGTGTCGGTGCTCGGGATCGCGGCGTGCACGCTGTGCGGGATCGCGTTCTCGTCGTTGGCCCGTACGGCCCGCAGCGGTTCGGCGGTGGTGACCCCGGTGGCCCTGGTGCTGCAGTTCATCTCCGGGGTGTTCTTCGTCTTCACCAGCCTGCCGGGCTGGATGCAGCAGGTGGCGGCGATCTTCCCGCTCAAGTGGATGTGTCAGGGGCTGCGGTCGGTCTTCCTGCCCGAGTCGTTCGGCGCCCAGGAACCCGGCGGCTCCTTCGAGCTGGGTCGGGTGGCGCTGGTCCTCGCCGCCTGGTGCGTGATCGGCCTGGTCCTCTGCCTGACCACCTTCCGCTGGACGACCAAACGCGACGGCTGA
- a CDS encoding ABC transporter ATP-binding protein encodes MTDGLAISARGIRKSYGANTAVDGVDLEVRRGEIFALLGPNGAGKTTTVEILEGYRRRDAGDVTVLGVDPAHADQRWRARVGIVLQGTGEFDELTVGEVVRHFTGFYPAPDDPDQVIERVGLTAKAKARTHSLSGGQRRRLDVALGIIGRPELLFLDEPTTGFDPEARREFWELIRDLSATGTTIVLTTHYLDEAEALADRVGVIAAGRVVEVAPPARLGNREKALATVRWRTPDGAVERAETATPTALVTELAERYGGEVPGLTVTRPTLEDIYLTMIGHQ; translated from the coding sequence ATGACTGACGGTCTCGCGATCTCCGCACGGGGGATACGCAAGTCGTACGGCGCCAACACCGCGGTCGACGGCGTCGACCTGGAGGTACGCCGCGGCGAGATCTTCGCGCTGCTCGGCCCGAACGGTGCGGGCAAGACGACCACGGTGGAGATCCTGGAGGGCTACCGCCGGCGTGACGCGGGTGACGTGACGGTGCTCGGTGTCGACCCCGCCCACGCCGACCAGCGGTGGCGGGCCCGGGTCGGCATCGTCCTGCAAGGTACCGGCGAGTTCGACGAGCTGACCGTCGGCGAGGTCGTACGCCACTTCACCGGCTTCTACCCGGCGCCGGACGATCCGGACCAGGTGATCGAACGGGTCGGTCTCACGGCGAAGGCGAAGGCCCGGACCCATTCGCTGTCCGGCGGGCAGCGGCGCCGGCTCGACGTGGCACTGGGCATCATCGGCCGCCCCGAACTGCTCTTCCTCGACGAGCCGACGACCGGGTTCGACCCCGAGGCGCGGCGCGAGTTCTGGGAGCTGATCCGCGATCTGTCCGCGACCGGCACCACGATCGTGCTGACCACGCACTACCTCGACGAGGCCGAGGCGCTCGCCGACCGGGTCGGGGTGATCGCCGCCGGCCGGGTGGTCGAGGTGGCGCCGCCGGCCCGGCTCGGCAACCGGGAGAAGGCGCTGGCCACGGTGCGCTGGCGGACGCCGGACGGCGCGGTGGAGCGGGCCGAGACGGCGACGCCGACGGCGCTGGTCACGGAGCTGGCCGAGCGGTACGGCGGTGAGGTGCCCGGCCTGACCGTCACCCGGCCGACGCTGGAGGACATCTACCTCACGATGATCGGACACCAATGA
- a CDS encoding FtsK/SpoIIIE domain-containing protein — MASRWSGLLAAVTRDVAAARGLARLASASAGSARSRTAARHAVVRAAHAACLAQLTEARATTRREITRHYLRESTRLAADIAGVAGVQAPGAAGAPWRDWAPVEPSVGGGGGLLRIGTIGSDRPGECGPNVPALLPLLDRTHLTLTGDRAVVDGIIAGLLLRVLGSTRPGDVRITVYDPEHLGGGLAGFAPLGAAGLLGFVGPGGLTGTLDDLVEQIRRINESVLAGEYASLADITAAGRRRPEPWRLLVLLGDAATAAELTAAQRAQLDRIVRTGIACGVHVVSRGLPVRPGPAVESVTVAGGRVRCASLAALPVRPDPAPPAGRVAAFCRELAERLVAGPPPVRFADLAPEKLWTHGSAAGLGAPVGAGPDGELVEVALGDDPPHALVGGPSGAGKTNLLYAWLGALTARYSPDELALYLLDFKEGVSFARFAPSPRDPSWLPQVRLVGVNINSDREFGLAMLRHLADELRRRARAAKRYDASKLAELRAEDPGGHWPRIVAVIDEFQVLVTGRDPVAAEAVNLLEDLARRGRSQGIHLVLASQDVSGIEALWGRSALIAQFTLRIALPKARRILAETNTAADAVPRFHAVVNTDSGVPDANRIVRLPDAGDRAGWRVLQDEQWHARPDGLPPPRLFDGDAVPVFPAAGHFPDLAAADPDGRTGPPAAVVGETIDVRGRPAVVRLGRVPGRNLAVLGSRTGEACAVLGSAARSLAAQVPAARFSIACLDGDADHAARLLHAALPDAHWYDPDTVDELLTELADGLTGAVPDQPHYVVGYAFDAVAGRLADKPAGGGPTGHERLRAVLARGPEHRVHLLGWWRTVPRLRDDLGGIGARFDAIGAWVALDVHGGELGPLCPQPGGPDWYPRPHRGLFFDRSVHRTPELVIPYELPADAA, encoded by the coding sequence GTGGCTAGCCGGTGGAGCGGACTGCTCGCCGCCGTCACCCGCGACGTCGCCGCCGCCCGCGGGCTCGCCCGGCTGGCCTCCGCCTCGGCCGGGTCGGCCCGGTCCCGCACAGCCGCCCGGCACGCGGTCGTACGCGCCGCGCACGCCGCCTGCCTGGCCCAGCTGACCGAGGCCCGGGCCACCACCCGGCGCGAGATCACCCGCCACTACCTGCGCGAGTCCACCCGCCTCGCCGCCGACATCGCCGGCGTGGCGGGCGTACAGGCGCCGGGCGCGGCCGGCGCGCCGTGGCGGGACTGGGCGCCGGTCGAGCCGTCGGTCGGCGGCGGTGGCGGGCTGCTGCGGATCGGCACCATCGGCTCCGACCGGCCCGGTGAGTGCGGGCCGAACGTGCCGGCCCTGCTGCCGCTGCTCGACCGGACCCACCTCACCCTCACCGGTGACCGGGCCGTGGTGGACGGGATCATCGCCGGCCTGCTGTTGCGGGTGCTCGGCTCGACCCGCCCGGGCGACGTACGGATCACCGTCTACGACCCCGAGCACCTCGGCGGCGGCCTCGCCGGATTCGCCCCGCTGGGCGCCGCCGGACTGCTCGGCTTCGTCGGCCCGGGCGGGCTGACCGGCACGCTCGACGACCTGGTGGAGCAGATCCGCCGGATCAACGAGAGCGTGCTCGCCGGCGAGTACGCCAGCCTCGCCGACATCACCGCGGCCGGCCGGCGGCGGCCCGAGCCGTGGCGGCTGCTGGTGCTGCTCGGCGACGCGGCGACCGCCGCCGAACTGACCGCCGCCCAGCGGGCCCAGCTCGACCGGATCGTGCGGACCGGGATCGCCTGCGGCGTACACGTCGTCAGCCGGGGCCTGCCGGTGCGGCCGGGACCGGCGGTGGAGTCCGTCACGGTCGCCGGCGGCCGGGTCCGCTGTGCCAGCCTCGCCGCCCTGCCGGTCCGCCCGGACCCCGCGCCGCCGGCCGGCCGGGTCGCCGCGTTCTGCCGGGAACTCGCCGAGCGACTGGTCGCCGGCCCGCCGCCGGTCCGGTTCGCCGACCTCGCGCCGGAGAAACTGTGGACGCACGGTTCGGCGGCCGGGCTCGGCGCACCCGTCGGCGCCGGGCCGGACGGTGAGCTCGTCGAGGTGGCGCTCGGCGACGACCCGCCGCACGCCCTGGTCGGCGGCCCCTCCGGAGCCGGCAAGACGAACCTGCTCTACGCCTGGCTGGGCGCGTTGACCGCCCGTTACTCCCCCGACGAGCTGGCACTGTATCTGCTCGACTTCAAGGAGGGCGTGTCGTTCGCGCGGTTCGCGCCGAGCCCGCGCGACCCGAGCTGGCTGCCCCAGGTACGGCTCGTCGGCGTCAACATCAACTCCGACCGCGAATTCGGCCTGGCGATGCTGCGGCACCTCGCCGACGAGCTGCGCCGCCGGGCCCGCGCGGCCAAGAGGTACGACGCGAGCAAGCTCGCCGAGCTGCGGGCCGAGGACCCGGGCGGCCACTGGCCCCGGATCGTCGCCGTGATCGACGAGTTCCAGGTGCTGGTGACCGGACGGGACCCGGTCGCCGCCGAGGCGGTGAACCTGCTGGAGGACCTGGCCCGCCGGGGCCGCTCGCAGGGCATCCATCTGGTACTCGCCTCGCAGGACGTCTCCGGCATCGAGGCGCTGTGGGGGCGGTCGGCGCTGATCGCCCAGTTCACCCTGCGGATCGCCCTGCCGAAGGCGCGCCGGATCCTGGCCGAGACCAACACCGCCGCCGACGCGGTCCCCCGGTTCCACGCGGTGGTGAACACCGACTCCGGCGTACCGGACGCCAACCGGATCGTCCGGCTGCCGGACGCCGGCGACCGGGCCGGCTGGCGGGTGTTGCAGGACGAGCAGTGGCACGCCCGACCCGACGGCCTGCCGCCGCCCCGCCTCTTCGACGGCGACGCCGTACCGGTTTTCCCGGCCGCCGGCCACTTCCCCGACCTGGCCGCCGCCGATCCGGACGGGCGTACCGGACCGCCGGCCGCGGTGGTCGGCGAGACGATCGACGTACGGGGCCGGCCGGCCGTCGTACGGCTCGGTCGGGTGCCCGGCCGCAACCTTGCCGTACTCGGGTCCCGGACCGGTGAGGCGTGCGCCGTGCTCGGATCGGCGGCCCGGTCGCTGGCGGCCCAGGTACCGGCCGCCCGGTTCAGCATCGCCTGCCTGGACGGCGACGCCGACCACGCGGCCCGGCTGCTGCACGCCGCGCTGCCCGACGCCCACTGGTACGACCCGGACACCGTCGACGAACTCCTCACCGAACTGGCCGACGGGTTGACCGGTGCCGTACCGGACCAGCCCCACTACGTGGTCGGTTACGCCTTCGACGCGGTGGCCGGCAGGCTGGCCGACAAACCGGCGGGTGGCGGCCCGACCGGTCACGAGCGGTTGCGCGCGGTGCTCGCCCGGGGACCCGAGCACCGCGTGCACCTGCTCGGCTGGTGGCGCACCGTCCCCCGGCTACGCGACGACCTCGGCGGGATCGGTGCCCGGTTCGACGCGATCGGCGCCTGGGTGGCGCTCGACGTACACGGCGGTGAGCTGGGGCCACTCTGCCCCCAGCCGGGTGGGCCGGACTGGTACCCCCGCCCGCACCGCGGACTTTTCTTCGACCGGTCGGTGCACCGTACGCCGGAACTGGTCATCCCGTACGAACTGCCGGCGGACGCCGCGTGA
- a CDS encoding polysaccharide deacetylase family protein, with product MLKSLPTRLLTVVAVLATLAGTTALVVGLVGGTGGTDVDARFGGASAPTATAPVPSAATSPSPTVAPPPPGATRPGTRPPVVNHGARTGNRVALTFDADMTDGMLHSLRTGQAKSYANLKILDLLEREELPATFFLTGKWVERYPEVTRRIAGNDRFELANHTYGHEAFTGDCYGLPRLPVSRMTADVAKTFEVVEAYGGRQTRYFRFPGLCHDGTALSALAPLGLTVVDGDVVSGDPFATAWKPIVTAVLSKVQAGSVIIMHVTEENAAMTDEALPHILAGLRERGLQPALLSEVLAAT from the coding sequence GTGCTGAAGTCGCTGCCCACCCGTCTCCTCACCGTCGTCGCCGTCCTGGCCACGTTGGCCGGCACCACCGCGCTGGTCGTCGGCCTCGTGGGTGGAACCGGGGGCACCGACGTGGACGCCAGGTTCGGCGGCGCGTCGGCCCCGACGGCCACCGCGCCGGTGCCGTCCGCTGCGACCTCCCCGTCGCCGACCGTGGCGCCGCCCCCGCCCGGCGCGACCCGCCCCGGCACCCGGCCGCCGGTGGTCAACCACGGTGCGCGGACGGGCAACCGGGTCGCCCTGACCTTCGACGCCGACATGACCGACGGGATGCTCCACAGCCTGCGCACCGGCCAGGCCAAGTCGTACGCGAACCTGAAGATCCTGGATCTGCTGGAACGCGAGGAGCTGCCCGCGACGTTCTTCCTGACCGGCAAGTGGGTGGAGCGGTATCCGGAGGTGACCCGCCGGATCGCCGGCAACGACCGGTTCGAACTGGCCAACCACACCTACGGCCACGAGGCGTTCACCGGTGACTGCTACGGCCTGCCCCGGCTGCCGGTCTCCCGGATGACCGCCGACGTGGCGAAGACGTTCGAGGTCGTCGAGGCGTACGGCGGACGGCAGACCCGCTACTTCCGGTTTCCCGGGCTCTGCCACGACGGTACGGCGCTGTCGGCGCTGGCCCCGCTCGGCCTGACGGTGGTGGACGGCGACGTGGTGAGCGGCGATCCGTTCGCGACCGCGTGGAAGCCGATCGTGACGGCGGTGCTGTCGAAGGTCCAGGCCGGGTCGGTGATCATCATGCACGTCACCGAGGAGAACGCCGCGATGACCGACGAGGCGCTGCCGCACATCCTGGCCGGCCTGCGGGAGCGCGGGCTGCAGCCGGCCCTGCTGTCGGAGGTGCTGGCCGCGACCTGA
- a CDS encoding DUF4126 domain-containing protein has protein sequence MLEALTGTGLAASAGLNAYIPLLTMGLLGRYTDVIDLPAGWQWLSNGWVLGILAVLLVVEMVADKVPVVDHINDVVQTAVRPTAGGLAFGAGSSSETVTVTDPGQFFASNQWVPIVAGVLIALGVHGAKSAARPVINTMTAGFGAPVASTAEDATSVVMSVAAILLPVLVILFLLAMVVFWFWLRRRRRSRRAEREAARAAGFRV, from the coding sequence GTGCTGGAAGCGTTGACGGGGACCGGTCTTGCCGCATCGGCCGGGTTGAACGCCTACATTCCCCTGCTCACGATGGGGCTGCTGGGCAGATACACCGACGTCATCGACCTGCCGGCCGGGTGGCAGTGGTTGTCCAACGGTTGGGTGCTCGGCATCCTCGCCGTGCTGCTGGTCGTGGAGATGGTCGCCGACAAGGTGCCGGTGGTCGACCACATCAACGACGTGGTGCAGACGGCGGTCCGGCCGACGGCCGGCGGCCTGGCGTTCGGCGCCGGGTCGAGTTCGGAGACCGTGACGGTCACCGACCCCGGCCAGTTCTTCGCCTCCAACCAGTGGGTGCCGATCGTGGCCGGGGTACTCATCGCGCTCGGCGTGCACGGGGCGAAGTCGGCGGCCCGCCCGGTGATCAACACGATGACGGCGGGATTCGGGGCGCCGGTGGCGAGCACGGCCGAGGACGCCACGAGCGTGGTGATGTCGGTGGCCGCCATCCTGCTCCCGGTGCTGGTGATCCTGTTCCTGCTGGCGATGGTGGTCTTCTGGTTCTGGTTGCGGCGGCGCCGGCGGAGCCGGCGCGCGGAGCGCGAGGCGGCCCGGGCCGCCGGCTTCCGGGTCTAG
- the nucS gene encoding endonuclease NucS has protein sequence MRLVIARCEVNYVGRLSAHLPAATRLLMVKADGSVSIHADDRAYKPLNWMSPPCKLEEAPGVWRVVNKAGEELRITLEEVFQDTSYDLGVDPGLVKDGVEAHLQELCAASPTVFGDGYTLVRREYMTAIGPVDLLCRDAAGAAVAVEIKRRGEIDGVEQLTRYLELLNRDPLLAPVAGIFAAQEIKPQARVLAEDRGIRCVVLDYNAMRGMKRDELTLF, from the coding sequence GTGCGGTTGGTGATTGCGCGATGCGAAGTCAACTATGTCGGACGGCTCTCGGCCCACCTGCCGGCGGCGACCCGGTTGCTGATGGTCAAGGCGGACGGGTCGGTGTCGATCCACGCCGACGACCGTGCCTACAAGCCGCTCAACTGGATGAGCCCGCCGTGCAAGCTCGAAGAGGCACCGGGCGTGTGGCGGGTGGTCAACAAGGCCGGCGAGGAACTGCGGATCACCCTGGAGGAGGTGTTCCAGGACACCTCGTACGACCTGGGGGTGGACCCGGGCCTGGTCAAGGACGGTGTCGAGGCGCACCTCCAGGAGCTCTGCGCCGCCTCGCCGACGGTGTTCGGCGACGGCTACACCCTCGTCCGCCGCGAGTACATGACCGCCATCGGACCGGTCGACCTGCTCTGCCGGGACGCGGCCGGCGCCGCGGTGGCGGTCGAGATCAAGCGGCGGGGCGAGATCGACGGTGTCGAGCAGCTCACCCGCTATCTCGAGCTGCTCAACCGCGACCCGCTGCTCGCTCCGGTCGCCGGCATCTTCGCGGCCCAGGAGATCAAGCCGCAGGCCCGGGTGCTGGCCGAGGACCGGGGCATCCGCTGCGTCGTGCTCGACTACAACGCGATGCGCGGCATGAAGCGCGACGAGCTGACCCTCTTCTGA
- a CDS encoding aldehyde dehydrogenase family protein — protein sequence MTTVHVPGVPVIADGELISTNPATGDEAGRLPVASADDVARAVERARTASAWWIGLGDAGRRERLLRFRAVLANRITELAEVVNAEGGKPVAEAVVEIVSAIEHLDWATRNARRVLGPRQLRSRLILAEFAAHLEYQPYGVIGVIGPWNYPVLTPLGSIGYALAAGNTVVFKPSEYTPVAGQWYVDAFAEVVPEHPVLQAVHGLGDVGAALCRAGVDKVAFTGSTATARKVMAACAETLTPVLLESGGKDAMIVDTDADLDAAAEAAVWGGMTNAGQTCIGIERIYAVAPVYDAFVAKVVERAGRLTVGAAGDADLGPITMPAQIDIIRRHIDDALARGGRAVLGGPDAVQPPYVRPTILVDVPEDSAAVREETFGPTLTIKKVRDANEALTLANALPYGLGGSVFGQRRAIPIARRLRSGMAAINSTITFVGMSTLPFGGVGDSGFGRIHGDDGLREFARSKAITRRRGPSVLPAMTFDRTPAQIARIVKLVKTLYGRS from the coding sequence ATGACCACAGTCCACGTGCCCGGCGTACCGGTGATCGCCGACGGCGAACTGATCTCCACCAACCCGGCCACCGGCGACGAGGCGGGCCGGTTGCCGGTCGCATCCGCCGACGACGTCGCCCGCGCGGTCGAGCGGGCCCGCACCGCCAGCGCCTGGTGGATCGGGCTCGGCGACGCCGGCCGCCGGGAACGGCTGCTCCGGTTCCGCGCCGTGCTCGCCAACCGGATCACCGAACTCGCCGAGGTCGTCAACGCCGAGGGCGGCAAACCCGTCGCCGAGGCCGTCGTCGAGATCGTCTCGGCGATCGAACACCTCGACTGGGCCACCCGCAACGCCCGCCGGGTCCTCGGCCCACGCCAGCTGCGGTCCCGGCTCATCCTCGCCGAATTCGCCGCCCACCTCGAATACCAGCCGTACGGCGTGATCGGGGTGATCGGGCCCTGGAACTATCCGGTACTCACCCCGCTCGGCTCGATCGGGTACGCCCTCGCCGCCGGCAACACGGTCGTGTTCAAGCCGAGCGAATACACCCCCGTCGCCGGCCAGTGGTACGTCGACGCGTTCGCCGAGGTGGTGCCCGAGCATCCGGTGCTGCAGGCCGTACACGGGCTCGGCGACGTCGGGGCGGCACTGTGCCGGGCCGGTGTCGACAAGGTGGCGTTCACCGGCTCCACCGCCACCGCCCGCAAGGTGATGGCCGCCTGCGCCGAGACGCTGACCCCGGTGCTGCTGGAGTCCGGCGGCAAGGACGCCATGATCGTCGACACGGACGCCGACCTGGACGCCGCCGCCGAGGCCGCCGTGTGGGGCGGGATGACCAACGCCGGCCAGACCTGCATCGGCATCGAACGGATCTACGCCGTCGCGCCGGTCTACGACGCCTTCGTGGCCAAGGTGGTCGAGCGGGCCGGCCGGCTGACCGTGGGAGCGGCGGGCGACGCCGACCTCGGCCCGATCACCATGCCGGCGCAGATCGACATCATCCGGCGACACATCGACGACGCCCTGGCCCGGGGCGGTCGCGCCGTGCTGGGCGGCCCCGACGCGGTCCAGCCCCCGTACGTCCGGCCGACCATCCTGGTCGACGTGCCCGAGGACTCGGCCGCCGTACGGGAGGAGACCTTCGGACCGACCCTGACGATCAAGAAGGTACGCGACGCGAACGAGGCGCTGACGCTGGCCAACGCGCTGCCGTACGGCCTGGGCGGCTCGGTGTTCGGCCAGCGGCGGGCGATCCCGATCGCCCGGCGGCTGCGCTCCGGGATGGCCGCGATCAACTCGACGATCACCTTCGTCGGGATGTCCACGCTGCCCTTCGGCGGCGTCGGCGACTCCGGGTTCGGGCGCATCCACGGCGACGACGGGCTGCGCGAGTTCGCCCGCTCCAAGGCGATCACCCGCCGCCGCGGCCCGTCGGTGCTGCCCGCGATGACCTTCGACCGCACCCCTGCCCAGATCGCCCGGATCGTCAAACTGGTCAAGACCCTCTACGGGCGGAGTTAG
- a CDS encoding FHA domain-containing protein, with protein MSDDLPLLPQLTVTSGPLRGASFRLRPGARTIGREEGVDIVVEDSRVSRRHAAVELTDGRATLSDVGSTNGTFLNERRIEGVAVELRDGDRIRLGGVELRFFDPSAALTDPVGSVRLVGPIPAQRAIGSSDERRSTIGVLAEPTQAMQTARRSGRLVLVVGGLVMLAGWVAWVLMVTR; from the coding sequence ATGTCCGATGATTTGCCGCTGCTTCCGCAATTGACGGTGACGAGCGGGCCACTGCGCGGAGCGAGCTTTCGGCTGCGCCCCGGCGCCCGGACTATCGGGCGGGAGGAGGGCGTCGACATCGTCGTCGAGGACTCCCGGGTGAGCCGCCGGCACGCCGCCGTCGAACTGACCGACGGCAGGGCGACATTGTCCGATGTGGGCTCCACCAACGGCACCTTTCTCAACGAACGACGGATCGAGGGCGTCGCGGTCGAGCTGCGCGACGGCGACCGGATCCGCCTCGGCGGCGTCGAACTGCGGTTCTTCGACCCGTCGGCCGCGCTCACCGACCCGGTCGGCTCCGTACGCCTGGTCGGGCCGATCCCGGCGCAGCGCGCGATCGGATCGTCCGACGAACGCCGGTCGACGATCGGGGTGCTGGCCGAACCGACTCAGGCGATGCAGACCGCGCGCCGGTCCGGCCGGCTCGTCCTGGTCGTCGGCGGGCTGGTGATGCTGGCCGGGTGGGTGGCCTGGGTGCTGATGGTCACCCGCTGA
- a CDS encoding alpha/beta hydrolase — METETVRVEARGITQHVHVAGPADGTPVLLIHGNCSSGAFWYPLLRHLPATLRIVAPDLRGYGATDAAPVDATRGLRDFADDVAALLDHPALFGPPGARPVVAGHSLGGGVAMQLLVDRPDRVAGLLLESPVSPYGFGGTRDLDGTPTTADFAGTGGGSANPDFVKRLAAGDRGADQPTSPRNVMRATYVADPASLGTDEEALLDTVLSTATGDDNYPGTATVVDTWPGMAPGDRGVLNTMSPRHFRIADDLVAVPAKPPVTWIRGDRDVIVSDTSMLEFGQLGALGLVPGWPGADAYPPQPMVGQTRAVLDRYAAAGGSYREVVYSGCGHSPHVERPADFAAALLDLLP; from the coding sequence ATGGAGACCGAGACGGTACGCGTCGAAGCGCGCGGGATCACCCAGCACGTGCACGTCGCCGGGCCGGCCGACGGCACGCCGGTGCTGCTGATCCACGGCAACTGCTCCTCCGGCGCGTTCTGGTATCCGCTGCTGCGTCACCTGCCGGCCACGCTGCGGATCGTCGCCCCGGACCTGCGCGGTTACGGCGCGACCGACGCCGCCCCGGTCGACGCGACCCGGGGACTGCGCGACTTCGCCGACGACGTGGCGGCCCTGCTCGACCACCCGGCGCTCTTCGGACCGCCCGGGGCCCGGCCGGTCGTCGCCGGCCACTCGTTGGGCGGCGGCGTCGCGATGCAGCTGCTGGTCGACCGCCCCGACCGGGTCGCCGGCCTGCTGCTGGAGTCGCCGGTCTCGCCGTACGGCTTCGGCGGCACCCGCGACCTCGACGGCACGCCGACCACGGCCGACTTCGCCGGCACCGGCGGCGGCTCGGCCAACCCGGACTTCGTCAAGCGGTTGGCGGCCGGCGACCGCGGCGCCGACCAGCCGACCAGCCCGCGCAACGTCATGCGGGCGACGTACGTGGCCGATCCCGCGTCGCTCGGCACCGACGAGGAGGCGCTGCTCGACACCGTGCTGTCGACGGCCACCGGCGACGACAACTACCCGGGTACGGCGACCGTCGTCGACACCTGGCCCGGCATGGCCCCCGGGGACCGGGGCGTGCTCAACACGATGTCGCCCCGGCACTTCCGGATCGCCGACGACCTGGTCGCGGTGCCCGCCAAGCCGCCGGTCACCTGGATCCGGGGCGACCGCGACGTGATCGTCTCGGACACCTCGATGCTGGAGTTCGGGCAGCTCGGCGCGCTCGGCCTGGTGCCGGGCTGGCCGGGCGCCGACGCCTATCCGCCGCAGCCGATGGTCGGCCAGACCCGGGCCGTGCTGGACCGCTACGCCGCCGCCGGGGGCAGCTACCGCGAGGTGGTGTACTCCGGTTGCGGGCACTCGCCGCACGTCGAGCGCCCCGCCGACTTCGCCGCCGCGCTGCTGGACCTGCTGCCGTGA
- a CDS encoding alpha/beta hydrolase yields the protein MTARDSTGPAGVGSATPGAVPYAVGSVPVDGGDLTVGVWGDRGPLLVAAHGITSSHVAWTLLGERLGVDHRLVAADLRGRGGSRDLPGPYGMERHADDLAAVIGAYGGGPVVVLGHSMGGFVAVALARRHPRLVERLVLVDGGPPLPAPDGIDATADEATVADAVRRTIGPAFARLTMTFPDRESYRDLWRAHPSFVDWTDAVTAYVDYDLVGEPPELRPACRPEAAVRDARDTYALPGAVPASVGVPTVFLRAERGMLDQPDRPFYAEGHAAHWLPGTTEVTVPGVNHYTITLGPAGAAAVEAAVRG from the coding sequence GTGACCGCGCGGGACAGCACCGGTCCGGCCGGCGTCGGATCCGCCACGCCGGGCGCGGTGCCGTACGCGGTCGGGAGCGTGCCGGTCGACGGCGGTGACCTGACCGTCGGCGTCTGGGGCGACCGGGGGCCGCTGCTGGTGGCCGCGCACGGCATCACCTCGTCGCACGTGGCGTGGACCCTGCTCGGCGAACGGCTCGGCGTCGACCACCGGCTGGTCGCGGCCGACCTGCGCGGCCGGGGCGGCAGCCGCGACCTGCCCGGCCCGTACGGGATGGAGCGGCACGCCGACGACCTGGCCGCCGTGATCGGGGCGTACGGCGGCGGTCCGGTCGTCGTGCTCGGCCACTCGATGGGCGGCTTCGTGGCGGTCGCACTGGCCCGCCGCCACCCGCGGCTGGTCGAGCGGCTGGTGCTGGTCGACGGCGGGCCGCCGCTGCCGGCACCGGACGGGATCGACGCCACCGCCGACGAGGCGACGGTCGCGGACGCGGTCCGGCGGACGATCGGGCCGGCGTTCGCCCGGCTGACGATGACGTTTCCGGACCGGGAGTCGTACCGGGACCTGTGGCGGGCCCATCCGTCCTTCGTGGACTGGACCGACGCGGTCACCGCGTACGTCGACTACGACCTGGTCGGTGAGCCGCCGGAGCTGCGTCCGGCGTGCCGGCCCGAGGCGGCGGTCCGCGACGCCCGGGACACGTACGCGCTGCCCGGGGCGGTCCCGGCGTCGGTGGGGGTGCCCACGGTGTTCCTGCGGGCCGAACGCGGCATGCTCGACCAGCCAGACCGGCCGTTCTACGCCGAGGGGCACGCCGCGCACTGGCTGCCGGGGACGACCGAGGTCACCGTGCCCGGCGTCAACCACTACACGATCACGCTCGGTCCGGCCGGCGCGGCGGCGGTGGAGGCGGCCGTACGCGGCTGA